Proteins from one Candidatus Deferrimicrobiaceae bacterium genomic window:
- the leuB gene encoding 3-isopropylmalate dehydrogenase, with protein MPKVCVFPGDGIGPEVVREALSVLREVEEVSGKRRFETEEELLGGASYDVHGVPMTDRALSLAQSSDAVLIGAVGGPKWDTLPFEVRPERALLGLRKTLGLFANLRPAKVYGPLLDASPLRRELVEGIDLLVVRELTGGIYFGEPRGIHVIDGVETGINTEVYTRPEIERVARFAFELARKRTGRMTSVDKANVLEASVLWRKVVTEVGEREFPDIALSHMLVDNCAMQLVRYPKQFDVVVTTNLFGDILTDEASMITGSIGMLPSASLGGEVGLYEPIHGSAPDIAGKGLANPLATILSVAMMLYYSFNMPGESALIENAVEKVLADGNRTGDIFREGAGIRRVGTSEMGKRVRQAIRDNA; from the coding sequence ATGCCCAAGGTGTGCGTGTTTCCCGGCGACGGGATCGGTCCCGAGGTCGTCCGGGAGGCGCTGTCCGTCCTCCGGGAGGTCGAGGAGGTTTCAGGGAAAAGGCGGTTCGAGACCGAGGAGGAACTATTGGGCGGGGCGTCGTACGACGTCCACGGCGTCCCGATGACCGACCGGGCGTTGTCCCTGGCGCAGTCGTCCGATGCCGTGCTCATCGGAGCCGTCGGCGGGCCGAAGTGGGACACCCTCCCCTTCGAGGTCCGGCCGGAGCGCGCCCTCCTCGGGTTGCGGAAAACCTTGGGGCTTTTCGCGAACCTTCGGCCGGCGAAGGTGTACGGACCGCTTCTGGATGCCTCCCCCCTCCGGAGGGAGCTCGTGGAGGGGATCGATCTCCTGGTCGTCCGGGAGCTCACCGGGGGAATCTACTTCGGCGAGCCCCGGGGGATCCATGTGATCGACGGCGTCGAGACGGGAATCAACACGGAGGTGTACACCCGCCCGGAGATCGAGCGGGTCGCCCGGTTCGCCTTCGAGCTGGCCCGGAAACGGACGGGGAGGATGACCTCCGTGGACAAGGCGAACGTCCTGGAGGCGAGCGTGCTGTGGAGAAAGGTCGTCACGGAGGTGGGGGAGCGGGAATTCCCGGACATCGCGCTTTCCCACATGCTCGTCGACAACTGCGCCATGCAGCTCGTCCGGTATCCGAAGCAGTTCGACGTGGTCGTCACGACGAACCTTTTCGGCGACATCCTCACGGACGAGGCGTCGATGATCACGGGATCGATCGGGATGCTTCCTTCCGCGTCCCTCGGGGGAGAGGTGGGGCTGTACGAACCGATCCACGGAAGCGCACCGGACATCGCCGGGAAGGGACTGGCCAACCCTCTGGCGACGATACTTTCCGTGGCAATGATGCTATACTACTCGTTTAATATGCCCGGGGAGTCCGCCCTGATCGAGAACGCGGTAGAAAAGGTGCTCGCGGACGGGAACCGGACGGGGGACATCTTCCGCGAAGGGGCAGGGATCCGGCGGGTGGGAACCTCCGAAATGGGCAAAAGGGTGCGGCAAGCCATCCGGGACAACGCGTGA
- a CDS encoding 3-isopropylmalate dehydratase, which yields KVAPGDFLVAGKNFGCGSSREHAPIAIKASGASAVIARSFARIFYRNSFNMGLPIFEAPEAVGEIDAGDLLVVDMESGTLRNETKNREYRIAPVPSFMQELVNAGGLLNFMAARRKGK from the coding sequence CAAGGTGGCCCCCGGAGACTTCCTCGTGGCGGGGAAGAATTTCGGGTGCGGTTCCTCGCGTGAGCACGCCCCCATCGCCATCAAGGCGTCCGGGGCCTCCGCCGTGATCGCCCGGTCGTTCGCGCGGATCTTCTACCGGAATTCGTTCAATATGGGCCTCCCCATCTTCGAGGCGCCCGAGGCGGTCGGAGAGATCGACGCGGGGGACCTGCTTGTCGTGGACATGGAGAGCGGGACGCTGCGGAACGAGACGAAGAACCGGGAGTACCGCATCGCGCCGGTCCCGTCGTTCATGCAGGAGCTCGTCAATGCGGGGGGGCTGCTGAACTTCATGGCGGCCCGGCGGAAAGGAAAATAG
- the truA gene encoding tRNA pseudouridine(38-40) synthase TruA — translation MRKRRVKATVSYDGTGYQGFQLQPNGVTIQAVIEKALESLLREPVRIRPAGRTDAGVHARRQVVDFADSGRRSLEVIVRGGNALLPPEIRILSAEEVPLAFDARRYAKSKEYRYFLHNAPVPSPFFARYAWHLASPVDLGAMREGLAHIVGSHDFTSFRGQGCAARTTVREIYRAGIGEAAVPGLHCVMIAGSGFLRHMVRNVVGTLVDIGRGKSPPDRMRELLGLGDRTLAGETAPPHGLFLWEVSYGSPPDAGTAGERAGGEGFFS, via the coding sequence ATGAGGAAGCGACGGGTCAAGGCGACCGTCTCCTATGACGGAACGGGATACCAGGGGTTCCAGCTCCAGCCGAACGGGGTCACCATCCAGGCGGTGATCGAGAAGGCGCTCGAGAGCCTCCTCCGGGAACCCGTCCGTATCCGGCCGGCCGGCCGCACCGACGCGGGGGTGCATGCCCGGCGGCAGGTGGTCGATTTTGCCGACTCCGGGAGACGGTCCCTGGAGGTCATCGTCCGCGGGGGGAACGCCCTTCTCCCCCCGGAGATCCGGATTCTTTCCGCCGAGGAGGTCCCCCTGGCCTTTGATGCGAGACGGTACGCGAAGTCCAAGGAATACCGGTACTTTCTCCACAATGCCCCCGTTCCCTCCCCGTTTTTCGCGAGGTATGCCTGGCACCTTGCGAGTCCCGTGGACCTCGGGGCGATGCGGGAAGGTCTCGCACATATCGTGGGAAGTCACGACTTCACCTCCTTCCGGGGGCAGGGGTGCGCGGCGAGGACGACGGTCCGGGAGATCTACCGAGCCGGGATCGGGGAGGCAGCCGTTCCGGGCCTGCACTGCGTCATGATCGCGGGCAGCGGTTTCCTCCGGCACATGGTGCGAAACGTGGTGGGGACCCTGGTGGACATCGGCAGGGGGAAGAGCCCCCCGGACCGAATGCGCGAACTTCTGGGGCTTGGGGACCGGACGCTCGCCGGGGAAACCGCCCCCCCCCACGGGCTGTTCCTGTGGGAAGTGTCCTACGGGAGCCCTCCGGACGCCGGTACCGCCGGGGAAAGGGCGGGGGGAGAAGGCTTTTTCTCTTGA
- a CDS encoding aspartate-semialdehyde dehydrogenase — MGTKRFSVAVAGATGAVGEVMLRILEERKFPLRSVRLLASERSIGKKLRFQGEEIPIELLQKSSFKGIDIALFSAGASRSKEFAPAAWESGAVVVDNSSAFRMEPDIPLVVPEINAEAIGQYRNRGIIANPNCTTIIAIMPLKPLHDYGTLRRVVASSYQATSGAGAKAMAELIAQTKAYTRDEKMEVAAFKHQIAFNVIPHIDAFLENGYTKEEMKMANEGRKILGIPDLRVTCTTVRVPVLTAHSISINAQFEKKITREKARELIAAFPGCQVMDDPGNNRYPMPLFCAGKDDCYVGRIREDDSAENALNLWVCGDQLRKGAALNAIQIAEVLARKHLQPANV, encoded by the coding sequence ATGGGAACGAAACGGTTTAGCGTCGCGGTAGCGGGAGCGACCGGCGCGGTCGGGGAAGTGATGCTTCGGATCCTGGAGGAGAGGAAGTTCCCCCTGCGGAGCGTCCGCCTGCTGGCCTCCGAGAGGTCGATCGGAAAGAAACTCCGGTTCCAGGGGGAGGAGATCCCGATCGAACTGCTCCAGAAGAGTTCCTTCAAGGGGATCGACATCGCCCTGTTCTCCGCGGGAGCATCCCGGAGCAAGGAGTTCGCCCCGGCGGCCTGGGAGTCCGGAGCGGTGGTGGTGGATAACTCGTCGGCCTTCCGGATGGAGCCGGACATCCCGCTGGTGGTGCCGGAGATCAATGCCGAAGCGATCGGCCAGTACCGGAACCGGGGGATCATCGCGAACCCGAATTGCACCACCATCATCGCGATCATGCCGCTCAAGCCCCTGCACGACTACGGGACGCTGCGGCGGGTCGTGGCCTCCTCCTACCAGGCGACCTCCGGGGCGGGGGCGAAAGCGATGGCGGAGCTCATCGCGCAGACGAAAGCCTACACACGGGATGAGAAAATGGAGGTTGCGGCGTTCAAGCACCAGATCGCCTTCAACGTCATCCCGCACATCGATGCCTTCCTGGAGAACGGGTACACGAAGGAAGAGATGAAGATGGCGAACGAAGGGCGAAAGATCCTGGGGATTCCCGATCTGCGCGTCACCTGCACCACGGTGCGCGTGCCGGTCCTCACCGCCCACTCGATCTCGATCAACGCGCAGTTCGAGAAGAAGATCACCCGCGAGAAGGCACGGGAGCTGATCGCGGCCTTCCCGGGCTGCCAGGTGATGGACGACCCGGGGAACAACCGGTACCCGATGCCGCTTTTCTGCGCGGGAAAGGACGACTGCTACGTCGGGCGGATTCGCGAGGACGACAGCGCGGAAAACGCCCTGAACCTTTGGGTGTGCGGGGACCAGTTGCGGAAGGGCGCGGCGCTGAACGCGATCCAGATTGCCGAGGTCCTCGCCCGGAAGCACCTGCAGCCCGCCAACGTCTGA
- the rplM gene encoding 50S ribosomal protein L13, with translation MTDFFTKEDATREWYVVDAQDQVLGRLATRVASVLRGKHKAAFTPNADIGDFVIVINADKVKLTGRKMTDKSYYRHTGYIGGLKETTPGKVLASKHPGRVVEWAVRGMLPKTRLGDRLFTKLKVYAGPNHPHKAQQPRPLAVNEQERA, from the coding sequence ATGACGGACTTTTTCACGAAAGAGGACGCGACCCGGGAATGGTACGTGGTGGACGCGCAGGACCAGGTGCTCGGGCGGCTCGCGACCCGGGTGGCGTCGGTGTTGCGCGGGAAGCATAAGGCTGCGTTCACGCCCAACGCGGACATTGGCGATTTCGTCATCGTCATCAACGCGGACAAAGTGAAGCTGACCGGCCGGAAGATGACCGACAAGTCGTATTACCGGCATACGGGGTACATCGGGGGGCTGAAGGAGACCACGCCGGGAAAGGTGCTAGCATCAAAGCACCCGGGGCGGGTCGTCGAGTGGGCGGTTCGCGGAATGCTCCCGAAAACCCGGCTGGGGGACCGGCTGTTCACGAAGCTGAAAGTCTACGCCGGCCCGAATCATCCCCACAAGGCCCAGCAGCCAAGGCCGCTGGCCGTGAACGAACAGGAGAGGGCGTAA
- the rpsI gene encoding 30S ribosomal protein S9, with product MAQAKIYATGKRKTSIARVYLTPGSGRIQVNGREFEEYFPVLALRANAVQPLVLTGKRQSVDVEVNVTGGGPASQADSLKYGLAKALQIENPELRTTLKRAGYLTRDARVKERKKYGRPGARKRFQFSKR from the coding sequence ATGGCACAGGCGAAGATCTATGCGACGGGCAAACGGAAAACCTCCATCGCGCGCGTCTACCTGACTCCGGGCAGCGGGCGGATCCAGGTGAACGGCCGGGAGTTCGAGGAGTACTTCCCCGTGCTCGCGCTGCGGGCGAACGCGGTGCAGCCGCTGGTCCTCACGGGGAAGCGGCAGAGCGTCGACGTGGAAGTCAACGTCACGGGCGGCGGCCCTGCGTCCCAGGCCGACTCGCTCAAATACGGGCTGGCCAAGGCGCTGCAGATCGAGAACCCCGAGCTCCGGACCACGCTCAAGCGTGCGGGGTACCTGACGAGGGACGCCCGTGTCAAGGAACGGAAAAAGTACGGACGACCGGGGGCGCGGAAACGGTTCCAGTTCTCCAAGCGGTAA